DNA from Daucus carota subsp. sativus chromosome 1, DH1 v3.0, whole genome shotgun sequence:
ATGACACATGCTAGAGAAGGATTTACACACTCGTTAGAATTCACGGATATGATCTGGATTCATATAATTGTATATGGTACATTATAAATCCGAATCATTTGGAGGAATTCAAAATGAAAACTAATGACATACAAAACAAACTAACAAGTGTTTAGACTCTTCGATAAGATCAAAGACATGTACACTTGAGTGGGAGTTTTGAGATTATCTTAAATCTTAGGTTCATAGCTTAACATTGGACGGACTCTAAAATTCCACAAGTAGATGGAATGTATAAAGAGTTAATGAACTTTGTTAGACATTTGGTTCATGTTGAGCTAAATTGATCTTCTAATATCTTACTAGGGTTAAATATTTGCGAATGTCAATATAGACGTTAAATGTAGTATCTTCTAAATTTATTCCCAAGACTTTATATGAGATATATACACTACTACAAAATTGAGCTTAGGAAATGGTACTTACATAGCATTTTTTTTGATGCGCTATTTAAGTGGTACACTTGCATAgtgtttttccaaaaaaaacgCTATGTTagctattttatataaaaaaattacatacagGCAGACACTAAGATAGTGTTTCTTAAGCAAACGCTATTGAAGTGTAAACTTACATCGTGTTTGTACAAACGCTATCTAAGATAACGTATtttaagtaaatatatatattttctttatttttgattaCCATATATAGCGTTTGTACAAACGCTATCTAAGATAACGtattttaagtaattatatattttttttagttttaaatactGATACATGTATAGCATTTGTACAAACGCTATCTAAGATAATGtattttaagtaattaattattttttatttttaaatattgtacATGTATAGCGTTTGTACAAACGCTATATAAGAAaacttattttaagtaattaattatttttatttttaaatactgaTACATATATAACGCTTGTAGAAACGCTAActaagtatttttattttacttttatcaAAATAGTTTTTATTGAGCACGATTAGATAGCTCAGTGGTTAAGaatttatcctctgtcgtcccaggtcctgggttcgaccctgactcaccccgagagtttcgtagaacagatactcatttgtaaggttataagccatatttgtcaaaaaaaaatagtttttattaatttttgtcacACACATATCGGGTCATATCTTGTTACTGAGAGCAGAACTTGTAGGATCAAGCGGATCGATACAATTCCAAACCAAATTGAGCATCGAGTATCAAGTACCGTGCTATAATAACtaggcctgtaaatggatcTGATATCCGATCCGTGGTTAAACAAATAGATATGgatccttattaaaaaaatatgatcttctaataatccgatccgataataatccggtTCGATAAAagatggatatggatatggatattgTCAAATCCAATCTGTTAACGATCAGATCCGATTCAtacttaactatattatatattttatgttatattgtattataatatattaaattatattaatatattacatacaaaataaaaaaatctaaaaatactAGACAGGACCttatatcatattttcttataatcaaTTAGTTGTTGCTCGGTCTTGACCTGACTCTCATtcttattaattggttaatctAATAATTACTCTCTTTTTGTGTGTAGAGCGAGTATAAACATAGGGGAGCTAAACTCTTCCACTTAACTCCTCCTCAATCACCTGTATCTATATTTAAgacatatttattgattttaatccTTATTAATAGAGGAGAAGACCATAATCTGCTTCCTCCAAAAGTATTAagcaaattatttattattattctatttaCTTGATACATTCCATGTTGAAGGTTCAAACTTTACTTTACTGGTTTATTGGTTTTTTTTGTGCTTGTTACgttaaaattcatgaattaatatagctagaatatatcaatttttttcacGGTGAAAAAATATACTTCGTAATATACTTCGTAATTTTTAGTGGATCGGATTTCCGATCCGATTATCCACGATCCGAATGGACCGaatatggattgacttgtaaaatttCCGACTCCTGATCTGATCCAATCCAAATCCGATAAAATGAaatggattaggatatggatttagctaGATCCGATCCGTTACAATTCCGTCGTAAATtcacttatttaaatatttatatcataattaaaaattaattaaaaaattccaGTCCTAAAAACGACTCCGTTTTTGTATTGGATCTTATGATGGCTATCGTATTTCGTTAGACTTTTATATAAGCTCAATTAAAtgtcataattttatttaattaaaatcaaaacttttatttttttttgaaatcacaaatatcctaattttcaattttgtagATATGTTTAGTACTCCTTAtgtctcaatttataagtccaTTTTGCTTTTCCAAGAgttaaattaattgatttttacccaactattaaaaaatatttgtttgttgttttacaaaataaaaagttaaatattaaaatagatttgatttaacttttgatgatattttttttcaattatataatatctataaattttagtcgaaatataatcaatttgatcAGTCAAAAGTCAAAAGGGACTAATATATTGAGACCAAGGGAGTATAAAAGTCGAAAAAAGAGCGGGATTACAGAAAGGACACGAAAAAAAAGCGGTAACATTCCCGCTCAATCCAAACACACTGGACCTGTCTCACAACACACACATCCCACGGAGAACCCACCTTACACTCTTGTCAAATCAGGGTTTGGGTGGTTCTGCTAGCTAATCAAAGGAGCTGTGTCATGGCTGCCAAGAATCTCACATCTCTCTTACTGCTTTTAATTTGGTTTTGTGTTttacttgttttgattttttttgtttctagccactgatttctttcttttttctttcaaatatacAAGTGATTAGGGCTCTTAATTTGCGCTTTTGGCAGGGACTTGAAAATAGGGCTTTTAGCGGGGCCATGAACTAGGCTTTGAGCTAGAAATTCATCAAAGGTAAATTTGAAACTTTTgtgttgttttgattttttgttatttatattgtatatgtttttttatgGAGAGCGATAGAGGGGAAATAatggggagggagagaggggaaCATAccggggagggggggggggtggagagattgggggggggggggggatggaGAAGGTGGGTGATTGAGACAAATAAAGGAGAGACAGACAACGAGAGTTAGAGAGGGGGAATGATGATAACAGTATATGTTATTCCAAGCTAAGAATTGATGCTCACACTGTCTTAACACCTTacaatacaaatgtaaattcaGTGATCCTGAAGTGAATGTCTTCCAACATATAAACTGATTCGAAAAATCTTATGGTATTGTATGGCTTGTacctttttcatttattattgtgTTGAATTATCCTGTTGCTCAGGCAAAATGTCTCAGCGAGCGGTGCTCGCCCTAACTCACACGGGTCTTTCCACTATGGTCAAATACCAGTGACTGATACAATTGTCTTAAAAAGTGTTCCCCTGGTAATGATTGATGGGAAACACAGAGCTACACTAAATGGTATTTCATTCATCAATCCTGATACACCCATCAGGCTTGCAGACAAGTACAATATTAAGGGGGATTATAAGCTCGACTTCCCCAGTAGACCACTCAACGGACCACTTCGATCGGAAAGCTCTGTCATCAACGCTACATACAAAAgatttatagaaattttattgcAGAACAATGGTATAGTAGTTCAGAGCTTTAACATGGAAGGCTATTCCTTTTTTGTAGTTGGGTATGGTTTTTTGTGTTTGTGCAAACATCTGCAATTGGAACTTCGGTGAAGTATTAATCTTGAAAATACGTGTGAATATAGGATGGCTTATGGAGAATGGACTGAAAATAATCGGGGCTCCTATAATAAGTGGGATGCTATAGCTCGCTCCACCCCACAGGTTTCATTATAAATTACTTGTATTACCTGCTTGTTTTTATactatgttcttgaaattggtGCCTAATGTTAAACTATGTTTCCTTGCTAGTATGTTTTGTCAAGTTTATCTTCTCTTCTGAGACTTACTTAACAAACatggaatattatatttttctcaagTTTCTCTGCTCTTGTAAAAGATATAAGTTTAatatagaattttttatttttctataatcTTTTGGCGCAAAGGTACTTCCCGGAGGATGGACAACAATTCTAGTATCCCTAGACAATTATGGAGTATGGAACCTTAGAGCTGAGAACCTGGACAGATGGTATTTAGGGCAAGAGACATATATGAGAGTTTTTAATCACGAAGCTGATCCAAGCAACAAAACAGAATTCCCTGTCCCTGATAATGCTCTCTTCTCTGATGCTCTTTCACGATTGCAGATGTACGATATTACATTGGTCTTTCTATCTTTCTAGCTTATTCAAGTTACTATTGGTTTAGAAATAATCCTTTTGGTTTTGTATTATTAAATTTCAGGCCACAGAAGTCCTCAACATTAATCATCAATGACAGGTCAAATTCGAATTATCAGCTGCTTCTGGTGACATTATCTGCTTTCATATTCATGTGGTTATGATCTTCATCATATTGGCGAGGCATTGGGCAGTTTTTACCGGTTTTTGAAGGACAAATTATTAACCAAGTAGTTTTATGCTTCGGTATATTATGATTATGTACGTAGTTATATACATTATGAATATTCGATAGATTTGACTCATATATTATGATCAATTTAAGCTTTAtgataatttgtttatttttgatatCGATGGCTTTATTAATGAAGTAGTTCAGTTCTTACagagtttttattttagaaatttagacattttttattttgtattttatatttaaattaattttggtAAATGGTCAATAAATggcagaaaaataaatatattcattttttggaaaaaaactaCTACAATAGCGCTCCTACAAATAATATCTA
Protein-coding regions in this window:
- the LOC108194451 gene encoding monocopper oxidase-like protein SKU5, producing the protein MIDGKHRATLNGISFINPDTPIRLADKYNIKGDYKLDFPSRPLNGPLRSESSVINATYKRFIEILLQNNGIVVQSFNMEGYSFFVVGMAYGEWTENNRGSYNKWDAIARSTPQVLPGGWTTILVSLDNYGVWNLRAENLDRWYLGQETYMRVFNHEADPSNKTEFPVPDNALFSDALSRLQMPQKSSTLIINDRSNSNYQLLLVTLSAFIFMWL